Genomic window (Centroberyx gerrardi isolate f3 chromosome 9, fCenGer3.hap1.cur.20231027, whole genome shotgun sequence):
GCGAGCTCTTCGCCCTGCACCCCGCCCTCGATGAGGTACACCCTTCTACCTACGCTGGAATCTTTTTCATTAACCATGTAGTCCCATTGAGACCAAGAATAACAGACTTACAACATTCAACATGGATAAAATATGGAATCTGAATCTCCCAATAACCCAACTGCGACACACTGGGAGGGTTACTGGATTCAAATAAGCCAATGAACTAGCCTTGAAATAGCCTTTGTCTTTAAAAACAATCCAATAATGTCAGGAATTTACTTTTTAATGCATATAATTGCTGCATAAAATGTTTCTGCTGCAGTAGGGTGAACATGTCACTCATCTGGGCTCAGCTTTGCAAATCTCCACATTAATGCAATGGTTGTTAATGTTTTTGGTGCCACGGTACACTTTGGTGAGACATGAAAATCTAGGCACACCAAAGCACTAATTGCTTTGGAGTGTCACTAAAAGCCTTGTATGATCATGCAAGAGGGCCAGTGAGTGTGTTTCAAATTTTTGATGGAAAGGTTTGAGTATATACAATTAACTTTTAATGAAGTTAATGTGGACAAAATCTTCAAGGCAGACCCGAGATCACTCCATGACACATCAGTGTTGCCTGCCACACTGGATGAGAAGCACTTCCCTGCATGTTGATCACAGGTCAATTTTGCAAATCCCCTCTGATGGTTAGGGATAGGAAAGAAGGCAGGGAAACTGATCTGTAAGCATCACTCAAGGGTACTTTAACCCTTGCAGTGAATCCTGCCAGTTAGAAATTGAAATGTGATGGATGGTTCCTTTTAAATTTGTCCCATCTGAACTTCAAGGAATGGTGCTTCTCTGTTTCACGCAATGTGTTTTTAAGAACAATGCAGTCACATCTATTACACCTATTGCAAAGCACGATAAGGCAGGGGCCAGTGATTTCATGCCTCCTCATATAAAATACCAGCATGACTGAATGAATAGATTTTTATCTCATAGCAGCATCCATGCACACTCAGAAGttcacagcagcagttttcatattttttaatgatttttctcTGTAATTTTCCGTGTGAATGTGTAGGAGGAGCCCATCGAACGCCACTGTGTGCCTGATGTGCCTAAAGAACACTTTGGCCAGAGGCTACTCGTCAAGTGCTTGTCCTTGAAGTAAGTGGTGGACGGCCaggaaaaaaaagccttttaGCGCcgcactctttcttttttttttaactgccgCTTTCTGCTGACccactcctttttttcccctccccttGAAGGTTTGAGATCGAAATTGAACCCATATTCGCTAGTTTGGCCTTATACGATGtcaaggagaagaaaaaggtaAGCTGTTATGCTTTCCTCAGTGCCACCTCAGCCCTGAGTTGTTGGGTCACTTCTGCAGACCATTAAAATTGTTGGGAGGCCAACACGAATTCGATGAGTGGACTATAAAAGTTTATGTAGTGGCCCTGTTATGCTTGTTGGAATGCAGTTAAATCATAAGCCGGTACTATGTATCTATCTTAGAACCACAtccaccctctgtctctttctcctccctctgtagCTGACAAACACTAGAGGGTAGCAGTTACCGTgatgagcagatctctcatgTATATTGCTCTGCTCAAGAGCTCCACTATTTCAGAAGTGGGCATTTTATCACTGAGATGTTGGCATGTCTGTCACCCACCATGAGCAAGGAATCAAGTTGCACTAACAGAGCCATACGCTCAAGAATTAAGATTGAATACTAACTGATTGTATGCTGCCTTTCAGCGCAAATCTATGTCATGGTCATATTACGTTTTAAGTTTGTTTAGTGATCATGTGTTGACCTAGATGTAagttttgtgttgtgttcatAGTATATTTatcatttactgtgtgtgtgtgtgtttgtatgtgtgtgtgtgtccctcagaTATCGGAGAACTTTTTCTTTGACCTGAACTCTGAGCAGACCAAGGCAATGTTGCGTCCGCACATCCAGACGGCGGCCATCTCCACCCTGGCACGCTCCGCCATATTCTCCATCACCTACCCCTCCCAAGATGTCTTCCTGGTTATCCAGGTCAGACCATGAtgacatctttttctctctttcttccttgctTGTCCGGAGGTGTCAATTTAGAATGCAGGAATTGAATGGTGCTGGGGAAAGTATCAAGATGGGTAATGGACACAAGTCTTCTTTTGGAGGAAAAAAGTTACTTCTTGTATTTACAGAGAGACACTGTGTGTTCATTGCATGTGTATTGCTGTGTCTCTATCTGCCAGTATTTCTCTGTGTTGCATGTTCAGTCCATTGCTGTGTCTGGTGTGACTGAAAGCTCTGTGTTTTGTCCCCAGCTGGAGAAGGTACTGCAGCAAGGTGATATTGGAGAGTGCGCTGAGCCCTACATGGTCTTCAAAGAGTCTGACGCTGCCAAGGTATGAGCAGTCTGAAGCATCATTACTAAGATGATGAGTGGGACCCAAAATAGTTTAGAGGCTTGTTTCTAATATATGACAAGAGTGCTAATATGTTATGACAAGAGAATAAGTATGTTTGTTATGGCCCACTATTTTAGCCGCATTGTCCCATTTACTAGCTCGTATCCCAAGTCCTGGCTGGTTAACATTCCCTCTTCTTTTTGTAGAATAAAGAGAAGCTGGAGAAGCTTCGCAGCCAGTCGGAGCAGTTCTGCCAGCGTCTGGGCCGCTACCGCATGCCCTTTGCCTGGACCGCCATCCACTTGATGAATATCGTCAACAGTGCTGGCAgtctggagagagacacagagctgGAGATGAGCCTCTCAGGTCAGACACTTAACCCTCCTGTCGTCCTTGGGTCAGTGTGACCCAAATACAACTTTGAAGGtggaaaatggcaaaaatcATTGGTGTAGCACTTTCACCTTTCATGATTTCTCCTACAATGacccaaaaaagcaaaaatgaagTGATTTTCTCTACTGGGTGCTTTGGGTCAATATGACCCAAATATGAATTTGAAGTATGTATTTGGATCATTCTGCtcacattacacacaaacactcaattctatctctctcacatacacacacaccaacacgtAAGTACACAAACTGTGtactcgtgcacacacacgtgcacaaacacatcCATACTTGCATATATGCACTTTGGTCTCCTCCTGTATTGAGATCCTGTATTGGAAATTACTGGAGCCTATCTTCACTCTCAATTTTACCCactgctaaacacacacacacacacacacacactatgcatcTGGCCAATTCGGTGGCCTGTAGGTGGTGCTATAGGCTCCAAAAGTGTCTGACCTCAAATAGACTGCACAGATTTGTTCTGCGTGAAAAGAGGACAATAAggcaattttcattttgttttttagcttATACAGACTTACTGTCCCACTGTCAGATATTGTTATCAGGGACCAGAGACTGTAGCAGAAGCCTGGCAGTCACACGTGAGGCTCATGGGCACATTGATGCATTATCACACTTTAAAAGCTTTATCTAAAAACGACTTTCCAACAACAAATAAAGCAGATTCAAATGGGGGGCAAAACATCCAAACAGTGTCCAGCCATATTGATTGTTGCTGTGTTATTTTGAGTTTGACCCTTTGTTTTTGTCTAACCTTTGACCACACAAGGTCAGGTTTCTTTGATCCCGACTCTGGCTGCAGCGTTTTTGTTGCTAGGCAGTTACTACAGATTCTCTGTCACATGGGACAAAAAATGGGATTCATAATGAGCTTGTTCTATCATCCCTAAAAAGACAAAGCTGTCAACAATCAtagttaggaaaaaaaaacctgtttgcAAAGTGTTGAATGCCTTTTTATTGGTTGTGTGCAGAGAGAAAAGGCTCGTGGTCTGAGCGGAGGAACTCTAGCATTATGGGAAGGCGTTCTCTGGAGAGAACCACCAGTGGAGATGAGTCATGCAGTCTGACAGGCTTCAGACCCGCCACGCTTACCGTCACCAACTTCTTCAAACAGGTCTGCACCAACACCCATGTAGcatgcacacgcaaacacacaaaattatgttttatttaacctttgtTTAGCCAGACAGGTCAATTGAGAATAAACAGTCATGCTTACTACACACTGTTTTactctgttctgctttgtctttgtttttattttgataactttttttatgttgcatgtatgtgtattttaGGAGGGGGACAGGTTGAGTGATGAGGATCTATATAAGTTCCTGGCTGACATGAGAAGGCCGTCCTCTGTGCTGAGGAGACTCAGACCCATCACAGGTACAGACATCCTCACTGGATCGAGTGACCTTAATTGCTCAACCaagctgaaatgaaacaaaaattcTAGTTCAAGTGGCTGTCATGCTAACTACTACTAACCAGACCTTTGCAAATAAGTAGTTCAATACCTTTTGAATGCCTGAGGTAAAATGAAATCTTGAACTTATTCTAACACATGCCCATATTGTCCACTTTTGACCTTTAACTGTCTGCTAGTGTAAATCAAGCACCTAAACTAGTtataatttgattttattttgaaatttattTCACTCATGACTATCAACAAAATTCAAGTCAAAAAAGCTCCTCTGCATCAATACTGATGTTTTCATGGTAACATAACTTACCCAATGTTGTGAGTAAATGCTGTTGCCATGTGAGTTTTGTGATTTATAGGTAATTTGATTCTAATAGATGTAGAATTGACTGTTtttgctccctctccttcccctctcccaccatccccccctcctccctggcCCCCTGCTCAcccccttctctttccctccttccccatcCCTTTCTATCCTTTCTGTACTTTGCTCCCTGCCTCCCTTTCTCATGTCCTccttttgtcctctctctctctctcttttgccccCTCTCCTCTATTTCACACTCGCCCCCTACATCTCTGTCCACCACAGCCCAGTTGAAGCTAGACATCTCTCCGGCTCCAGAGAACCCTCATTATtgcctgacccctgaccttcaGCAGGTCAAACCCTACCCAGACAGCAGGGTACGCCCCACCAGGGAGATCCTGGAGTTCCCTGCCAGGGACGTCTATGTGCCGAACACCACATACAGGTACAGAAAACCCTTATGGAGAGCAGAAAACTGGGCCCATGTCAATTTACTTTCAGTTCAGTCTATTCAACATGGAGAGAGAATTCATTTCTAACGATAAAGCTTTCATCCCCAATAATTTGTCAATAGATTGCAAAAAGACAGGCCAGTTTTTCAGTGTTTGGAATTTGAAGCAAATAttgaattgattgatttgaaAGTTATTGGAATGCTGCCCTGTTAATGTGTCTCATGGAGGCATGGATTCTTACATGTGGTTTTATGTGTTTGATGATCTAAACAAACATAGAAGTACATTTCTAagatctttttttgttttttgtttaactTGACTGCTTTTTTGGAAAGTATATAGATgtccagggactacagatgaatATTAGCCCCAGTGGTTGTTTGCTGACTCTGGGAGAGTTAATTTGATTGCTCACAGTTCCTGTTAAATAAACACATGAGAAATATAGGGTGACAAGAAAGATGGGTGATAGAGATGGGACAAAATGGAACGTATTAATGAGCTTTACACAAGCTCTACACCATCGTGTGCCTTATCTCACTGACCCATTTGTTAGGTTCAGGTACCAAAACTAATCCCTACACTTCGGCTATCATTTACCAAGCAAGGGAAAGGTCCATTTTAATCAAAGACTGAGCACGTACCTGTAGAAATCAGTATCTGTCAACCTGAGCTTTGTCGCAATGATGACTCATGTCTGTTGGACACTGTGGATGCATCGCTGGGTAATGTTCACCTCACATCTGCCTGGGGACTGTGTACATATTCTATCTGCCCAGTTGCTATTTCTGTCAAGGTCACAGTCCTTATTATCAGATGTTAGTGTTGACATGACCTCTCTGCGCCGGGCCTTGTTTGTCTGCAGATAACCAGGTGCCTTCCTACTGTAGATTAACTAATGCCAGCTCtaatttgttatatatttttttatatttgtattctCAGGTGAAGGTTTGTCTGAGAACACCGGCCTTTTTTCCAGAAACGTTCTGGAAGCCCAATCATATGATTTTAGTCCCGATCCATGACTACTTTTTGTTTGAAGTTATTGTGAAATATATGTGGTCATTCAACCTGAACAGTGAACCTAGGTTGCTAAATTTCCTCGAGCAACCTTATTTTGAGAAGCTTTATTAATACAGGCCCTGAACTTGGAAGGTAGTTGAAATACATCAGTTTGCATACATTCAGACTGACCTCAGCTGTTACGAGTGCACACTGTAGCCCTATACATTGAACCATGCTATGCAGAAGTTCTTAATGAGTATATTATCATACATGTTGACTGACCACTGAACTCATGTGACAGTAGTCACGCACACTTCATCACGTGCTCATGTGCTAAGATTGTATCAGGTCAATTTCTTTACTTTTGCTGGCTGTGGACCAGCCCCCGAATGTTTAGCCATGCACATACATCGCTTTTACTTGTTGTCTCAGTTCCTGAGTGCAGATTTTTATAGCTGCCATTTCACCAATTCCTCTAAGTAAGCATTTGGTTTAATCCAATTTAATGCATAAAATGACTGGAGGGAAATCAGCTCACTGTAAATTAAGTATGAGTGGCCAATTTGGCCTTTGTGCCCAAGTCTGAGGAATAGCTACTCGAAACGTGGCTTCCTAATTAAATTCTTCATTCGGGAGCATTTTCGTGTGCGGATATTCTGTTGTATTTCAGTTGGGCTTTGTGCCTTAAAAAAGTAATCATATTAAATAGTCAGTCATTTGGTCATGTAGACGTTTATTGTGTCTTCATAAATATGAGTTATCAGAGCACCTAACTACTTAACTGGTTGATGTTAGTAAGAAACAAATTTACAGTACAGTGAGTTATGTTGGAAAAGTGGACAAGAGTCAATATGACTCAGTAACATAGGAAACTACATGGAAATGACCTTATTGTAACAATGCTAACATAATTCATAAAACAGTATGAAAATGATTTAAATACattataaagtaaaaaaaagaacatagaACAAACCAAACTAACATTTTGTCAGTGCCCTGCAGAAGCTTTGTATCTTCAATTTGTTGTACTGTATTTGACAGTTGACATTGTCCCCACTGTGTAGAAAGTGTTTCACGACCCTGGGGCCCAGCCAGACCATtgataaaacactgtaaaatgcCCACTGGAAAAATTCACCAGTCTTGGCATTTGTTGAGACGTtggagatgcagtgtttctccAGGACTCTGATTTGTCTAATTTTCATGGTTTATGTAATAACCTGTTGGTATTTGTGCCTTTAATAACCAGCAACATGCAACACAATTTAATGTTACGCAGATAAAATACACCTTTTAAATAGCTTGAGTTAACAAAGAAGCTGTCAAATGCATTTAAGTTCACTGAAATGAGTAGCCAAGCAATTTCAGTTTTGGAATTGCATCATAATCCCTCCTCCTAGTTTTCTCTTTTACTACAGTGCTGTGACATTTTGCAGACGGTATTGAATCAGGTTGCTGATGTGGACCAATAAATGTGCATTTTGAGAAGCAATCGCAGACGTTGCACAATGATGATTCTACTGGCCTCTCTGGATCAAACCTAATAGGTGAACGACCTGCGTGGGGTGGTTACATCATCGTGACAGTTCAGCGTTTTCTTCTTTGACGCAGATAACGTTTTTGGCTTGTTATCTTCTGGTCAGCACACCAACCACTGACAGAATGGTGTTAGAAAGCAGTCAGCCTAATGTTGTAGTGGCAGCTAAGAATTTGGTTATAGACATGGATTATGCCTGGGTTTAGTCCTAGACGGAAggcttttctctcattttgtaGATTCCCTTTGAATGGAACTTTTTGGCTGAGCACTAGACATAATcagtgttttgaaaaaaaaaaaaagccaatagTGTTCTGGGAGATGTTGTGGGGTTCAGTTGAAGGTTCCAGCAATAGGGGCTGGTCGTATGGAGATCTTGGTCATCTTGAGGGAATAGGAGGTTCCTGTGCTAGGCTTCCAGTGAATGCCCTTCCTCCTCAAAGAGCGTCCCTTTGCCCTCAACAACCACAAGTACCTTCCGTTCAGGTTGGTCTCTCCGCAGGCGTTGAACCACCAACCACCTGCCAAAGTGTCATGACAAGAAACatcagacatgcatgcacatcaAGGCATCATCTCCATATTGTGTCCCTATTCTGGTGTCAGGGGTTCATTAATGTGGTTATGACTGTGGTGTTGAAGGGGCTAGATATGAGTTGCTTGTGCTGAATAGATGctcagctcagtgtgtgtaGTCCTATCCGTTGTAACATGTCTGGTCACTCTTTACCTGTGTAGTTGCGAGCACAGTTGGAGTCCCGGTGGTTGTCGTTGTCTCTGTCCTTTGTGGAGAAGCTCATGCCGGTGCTGTTGGTCATGGCATCGGGCAGGTCCCCAGAGAGGTGGCTGAGACGGAGGGTGTAGTGGGTGGTGGGACCTCCCAGTGAGAACTGGTACTCGGCCCAGTGCTTCTCCTCCTTCCAGTCCACCAGATCAACACGCAGGATGTAAGCTCCCTGCCTTGCCAGGCTGTGGATCTTCTTCAAGCCCAACCAGAACTCCTCTGCATAACAAATACATTCGTTTTTACCTTTTctggatgtcttttttttttttacacaaaatgcttatttacagtatgtttacAGTTAATTTGGCTGTGTATGATCGGTCTTGTGTGAACTTAGAGACTGTTTTGAATCAGGGGTGGCAGCTTGGAACACTTGAGACTTGTTTCCCTTGGCCTGCGGTACCATGCTGCAGTCAACGTTAAGGCATAATAAGTAGGCAGCTAGTTGTGAAGGAAATTGACACCAAAGAATTCATGGCTGCAGGAGCTGTCGCTTCAGTGGAATGTGGCATGACTGTACCTATCGGCAGCTTTCCAAGTCTGGCTAGTGTTGGAGGGAAATGCTGCCAAAGCTTGCCACAAACTCAGACAATAGAGGAAGTCGATCTGTCAGCTGGGGGCTGATATGCTACAAATATTGCTTCCTGTGGCCATTCCTACAGGAAGTACTTAGAAAATGCTTTGTTGTGTCtggttctttctttttttttttccccgaatGCCCGCAGGCTTTTGTTGAGAAGATTataaagcagagacagagataatCGGCCTGTGCTCTTATCTTAAGATGTTTAAACTCTATTTTCAAGCTGTATTGACTTCCCAAACTGATAAGCTGTACTTACTAAAAGCCCATTTCAGAGTGTCTGTGTTGTTGGATTGAagtcgtgttttttttttcactctgaaaaTTGATCGGCTAAGCTCTTGATTCAAgggctgtctgtgtttttgatgttttttttgtttttttaaattaaggAATAGTTTTGGAGCAAAATGGACTCAAATTCCAATGAAGCATTTTTTGTCAGTACTACACACAGCTACATTGCGCCATGTAGCTTTTACCAGAAAATGGCATTTCAGATTGCTTTGTATTATCCACATGCTCTGTCCCGAAGAATGTCTTGGTTTGCTACATTTGCTTAACTTTGCGGCCATGAAATTGGTCCTACAGTGCAAAGGTTTTTGTAGTCTGTATCTCCCTTCAAAAGTACCTTCAATGTTTCTTGTTTTAGGTAaaactttttatatttttggtttctattctatttttttttttttttttaaactgtgataTTTAAGCTGCTATTGGTCGAGACGTCAACATTTCTGTTTGTTCACAACAATCCCAAGCACAATGCATCCATAAAAAGGGATTATTAACAACTGTGTATttatgaaaagagaaaaaaatgagtcGAACTGAACCTGATTTTGGCATATACTCAAAGTTGTCTACATGGAATTGGAGTTCTAAAAAAAAGCACTCACTTTCCAGATCTCCAAAGCCTTTCTCATACTTTTCCCATGTCTGGTCAAAATCCACTGAGCCATCGACCCTATGTTGGATAACTGTCGAACCCCCATCTGTGGAATGGATGGGAAATATATTTCATGTCAATTTCAATgtcaaagtcacacacacaagcatgcacaagTATCAGGAagcctcctctcctttctgtaTCACGGATAAGGAGGCTGATACCCACTGCCCTTTTGGATAACCTGTTCTGTGGCTATCTAGAAAGATAACccaagtattttttttcctagcCAGTCAATTGTAGCCATTTGCTAAGCACGTAAATGCTAAGGATTCATCCTACAAGCGTGGCTTCCTCCAAGTACTTGctaaaacagaaacagcattttggtgCTGTCTCAGAAGTCCCAGAAGATTGATTGCCTGAGTCTCACCCACCTGAACCCATTTCGCAGTAAACATTGAATGGCTCCGATTGGTTTGGCTTGATAGCGTAGACTCCACTGTTTATCTCTCCTCTGTCAAACAACTCACTGCAGTCCATGGGGAGATCTGAAACGCAACAACGAAAGACATTGGTAGGGAGGCTGTGGCAAGAAATGCATCAGCCACTAGCTAATCGAAACAGGTACAGGTGTAATCCTTGGATAAACAATATGCTTCAACAACACATATATTCCATTTTGAGTGTTGTGACATCCAGTATGTACCCTATGTCAAATCCAAGTTACCCAAGTTACCAAGTTACCTTGCATTTTCCCTTTGTTTGTGGgataatgtatatttttttctttggatgGGTCACCTTTTTGAATAATTCTTACACCTCTCTTACCATTTGTGTCCAGGCTAGTTGAGTTTCCCGTCAGATATTCAAACATATCAGGTGCCACCGGGTCTGAATCCACTGCCACATCGATCGTATCTTGAAAATTGTCATAGCTAAGCTGCAAGAGAAGGCAAAAATGAATTCAGATTGTGAGCGATACATGTATTATAATGACCAAAGCCATTGTTTCCTATATTGCTTCAAAGTAGAATTTGCATTGATAGCTCTAAATATCAAACTTGATTCTCCCAGATGGCTAAGGTTTGGCCTCAAATGACAAAATGTGGTAAAATCTCATAGCTTATTTGGTAGTTGCATGATCAGAGGAGTGTTTTCTACCTTTTCCTCCAGGCTTTTAATCTTGGTTTTCTGGTGGTCGAGCTGATCATGCTGCTCCCTCACAGCTTTCAGCAGATCAGTGATTGTTCTCTCCTGAGCTTCAATCACCTCCTGAAAAAGCCAAGTCAAAGTCTTCAACATTACCTTCTCAGTTGTGcattatatatgtatgttttatttCACAATCTTTTTAAGAGCAACTGTATGGCACAAAAAGTTAACTATATGGCTGATTGGCATTGGCATTCAGtaacatcactttttttttgcattaatgAGCAATATTATGgattttattaaattaaattctatACATATCCTACATATTTTGGCAGCGTGAGTGGAGTTATGTTTTCAAGCACTTTGAGGGTTTAGATTTGTGGTCAGACAAGAATGCAACATATATTCGAGCACACATTGTATCTCACTACTAATCCCTGTAATAAGACAGTTGATTATTGTCATAGGAAGATCAATAATCTTTGCACGTAATCTTTTGATAGGTCGTTACTCTTACTGAGTAATATGTAGTGGTAATTTTAAGTGGGATGTAGGTGGATGGCATCCAAGTTTGCACAATTTATTTGATGCACCCCCCTTGTTAGGTGGATTTGAAGGAAAACTTTAGGTACACTAACAATTTGCTTGCTCACCATTCACTTCTctaaatatacacaaatctccCACTAATAAGAACTGGCGTTGTACAGGCTTATATGAAGAATTCTGAGTAGTTACTGCAGCACTTGTAGCTTCTCACCTTGAGCGATATGATTTCACCAAGCTGTTCGGCAGGGACGATGCTTTGCGACAACCCCTTCAGCCTGTCCTCCAGGCTGCCCACCTTATCCTGCAGCTGGCTGCGCTCCTGCAGGATGTTGTTGATCTTGGAGTTGATCTCCAGCGACAGGTTCTTGATCTCCTCATTGTTGGTCTTCAGGAAACTGGTGGTTTTCTtcagctcttcctcttcctccttaaTCTCTGAGGTGACCACTGAGAGCTGGTAAAAGGAGCGGTCAAAGATGTTCAGCTTCTGGAAGATGTCATTGATTTGGCCCTTGGTCTTGTGGACGAACTCCCGTAGGCTCTGTCCTAGCTGGAGGAGGCCGTTTGCCAGTAGGCGAACGTCGTCAAGCATGGCAAAGCGGGACTTGGCCTCGGTTGGGCTTGGTGCTGGGGTCAGGGCctgggagggtggggtggggtgctCTTCTCTGCCTGAGGTGTCCAGAGTAGGAAGAGCAGCAGTGAGGctggccagcagcagcaacaggctTAGCAACTTCATCATGGTTCTCTTGTCCAATCTTGAATTGTGGAACAGCAAGAATCTTCTAACACACTGTTACTTTctgtttgttctcttttcaCTGCTCTCACTTTCCTCCACTGTGTGcaactctccctcctctcctttctcaaccctctctgtgtctctcccctctctctcttgctgacTGCCTCTCTGTTAAAATGATGTGAGAGCGGCAGGCTGCCCTGTGTTATATACTACTCTCTCggtagaggagggggggattaGCTGATCATTAAACCCTAGTATGTTTTAGCTCTGTACCCCCCTCAAATCCCCCCGGAGCCCCCCCTCTCCTGAACAAACAAATCACAGCAGTGAGCAAATGGTAAATACACCCCCCTTCTCTACTACCCGTTTAACCCCAACCCACGCTCCCCCAGGTCCCAACCCCCA
Coding sequences:
- the angptl3 gene encoding angiopoietin-related protein 3 — translated: MKLLSLLLLLASLTAALPTLDTSGREEHPTPPSQALTPAPSPTEAKSRFAMLDDVRLLANGLLQLGQSLREFVHKTKGQINDIFQKLNIFDRSFYQLSVVTSEIKEEEEELKKTTSFLKTNNEEIKNLSLEINSKINNILQERSQLQDKVGSLEDRLKGLSQSIVPAEQLGEIISLKEVIEAQERTITDLLKAVREQHDQLDHQKTKIKSLEEKLSYDNFQDTIDVAVDSDPVAPDMFEYLTGNSTSLDTNDLPMDCSELFDRGEINSGVYAIKPNQSEPFNVYCEMGSDGGSTVIQHRVDGSVDFDQTWEKYEKGFGDLEKEFWLGLKKIHSLARQGAYILRVDLVDWKEEKHWAEYQFSLGGPTTHYTLRLSHLSGDLPDAMTNSTGMSFSTKDRDNDNHRDSNCARNYTGGWWFNACGETNLNGRYLWLLRAKGRSLRRKGIHWKPSTGTSYSLKMTKISIRPAPIAGTFN